GCCGGCAAGCGGTCCTTAATGGCATTCAGAAGCGCGAAAAATGCACCGCTTCGCATACCACCGCTTGTATTGCTGAGGTACGAATCGGCGTCCAGAGCTCGCCCTACATTTGTCTGCTCGACTGTGTTTTTTTCGTCAGTCTGATTCGCCGACGGCGTCTGTATTGTCTGCACACGCAAGATCTCATTCTCGAGCCCTGCTTCGCCAGTGCGGCTGCACTTCCGGCCGTGTGGCGCTTGTTGTGCCTCCAGCGTCTTCGCATCGCCAcgccgcgtctgtctgtctgcgccctcaggcgcggcggctggcatTTGTGTCTCCAGACTTTCACACCCAGAGGCTACGGAACGCATCTCGCACAGCCGAGTCGCCCCACGGAGCCCAGTGTCCCCAAGAGAAACGGCAGGAGTTGCAAGTGAAGAAGCCTCGAAGACAAGATGGAAGAGTGCGGAAGTCGACCAGTTGGGGTCTTCCGCCCAAGCGCGTAGAAGCGAGCAGAGAAGCAACGGCTTCGTGTCCAGGCGCAGTTgccagcggcctcgcaggaAGGGGAGGAAACAGTGAGGGGGCCAGCGGTGGCAAGCGACCTCGGGCGCAGACTGCAGAGGCAATCGAGGAGCCACACGAGGCGAGGTGAAGGAGGAAGCAAGCGGGGATGTGCCAGCAGATGCAACCCCAGCAGGGCAGGGGCGCGCCGGAGAACACCCACCTGTCGCGGGtgaagacgcggagccgccgcccaTACCCCCTTTTTCCTGTCTCATGCTGTGACATTTCCGTCGGTGAGGTCGCCCCTGCTTGCTCAACATATCACCTGCCTGCGCGAGTTTCTGACAGACAGCCGCGACCCACCGGGCCTTTCCCAGTTCTCCGTCGGCTGGCAGTTCCGGCTGCTTTGCCTCCGCTTTCCCCTCGAAAGAGGCTTCTGCTTCAGCTCCAAGGCAAGCGATGTGCCGCATGTCGTCTGGCGAGCAGTCGGGGAAGCTGCGTGTGGACGAGGGGAAGGAAACTGAGCCTGGCAAAGGGGATGAGGGAGCGGCAGACGGCAGTGGAGGGGCGAAAAAGCTGGAGATCGGAAGGGCGGACGGAGCGGAAGGGGAGAGGGAAGACGTCAGCGACGATGACGAGACAGACGAAGAAACAGTTGACACGCGCGAATGTGCGAAAGACGAAGGTGAACCCACCGGACCCGGAGCCCGAGGATGGAAGGTAGCATACGCCGCGAGGTGTGACGCAGGACATAATTTCTGGTTAGCTGAATTCAAGGAAAGCTGAATCAGCCTGACGGCTACGTCCAAAGTCGCCACTGCATCGAGACAGTCCGCGATAGCTTCGCCATCCGCAGGATCTGCAGATGCGACCAGTAGGAAGCGCATTAGTGCCTCCGCCTGGAGAGCAGTGCGTCTGCCTTCCGCCTTGTGAGTTTCGCTCAGCTCGATCGTGCCAACTCGGGAAAAAAGAAACCCGTGCCGCTCCTCGGAGGACAGAGCTAATGAGGCAGCAATGCCAGCCGCTACGCTCTCAGCAAGCGCACAACCAGCAGCTCGAGGCGTAGAGAAAGGACGAGAACGGCTCGCAGAAAAGCCCGTTGGTGCTTCAGAGCCTAGCGGAGACCCGCTCGCAGGACTATCGGCAGGCGAAGGGCtagacagaggcgagagtgacggagagaaaaaaacgggccgctgaagagaggcggaagaagcaggcGAGTGGAAAACGGACGCCGATGAGGAGGACACTGTAGGAGACGACGACACTGAAGATCTAAGACAGGCAGAgccacgccgcgcggcgtccacgTGGTAATTCGTTCCGCATTCCTGCAAAAGCGTTGCATGGACTTGAAACAGACACTGcgtcgcgaaggcgaggaagaactTTGCAGCTACTGGGAAAGAaagcgcgtcttctgcaaGTTGCCATGGGTTCCCGAACAGAATCGAAGGCTGCTTCGCAGCAttctgcgaggccgctgagGGGGCGGACACCACTAGGCCCTCTGCGGCTGAGTTCACAGCATCCTGCCTCCCTTCGCATTCAGCTCCTGCAAGGGAGCTCCACAGTCCAGAAGAAGAACGGCTGTCCTTCGTGGGACTTCCTGTGCTGCGAGAGGCTTCTGCATTGTGACCGTCTGACTCGCTCTGTGCggggctgcgcggcctgTCTGTagtttctccttctcgtcgtccCCCCTGTTCACATCGCTGAGTGCGCCCCGACTTCGGAGCTGACGTCAAGCGTCTCGGCTGCCAGATTCGCGGAGGGGCGTCCGCAGCATCTCGGAAAAGAGACGTGAGACAATGAGAAAGCAGTGTGGGTGCGAGAGCGTAGTGGCGGTTGGAAAACGCAGACAGAATCAGAGCGAGGTGCTTCACGGCGTCAATCGGCACGTGTGGAGCCTCCGGGTCGAacggaagcagaggcgaacaTGCAGTCGCGGAAACCCCcggagagagccgcgacgcCAAGAGAGACAACAGGCCGTCTAAAGTGACCGGGGCGTGCTCTGCGACTTCCACAAGACAAGCCACGGAAGCCCCAGCCCCTggcggcggcaagcgcgGAGGGCTCGACGGAGCCGGCGGAGGTGCGCTCAAAGACGAAGGCTTGTCGCGGGTTTTACAGAGCGAGCGAGATCCAGCGGAGGCAGTCGGAGCAGGTAGGGATACAGCACGAGACAACGAAACTGTTGTAATTGGTCCTCCAGGAGAAAATGCAACCCTGTAGACTGGTTGGTtccgaaggccgcgagccACCACCAGCGGAGGCTCTGTCGTGCGTCTTGGGAGCTTCTGCTGCACGAGACGAGGAAGCtgggagagaaaggagaccGCT
Above is a window of Besnoitia besnoiti strain Bb-Ger1 chromosome Unknown contig00007, whole genome shotgun sequence DNA encoding:
- a CDS encoding uncharacterized protein (encoded by transcript BESB_075330); translation: MAASRSHLAAVATKAKKFDFSGQGPRELAHVGDSPSFTVLRKLCRTRQGLDRLLASYRATQPASLPQPSSAASFHDPSLGSADSFRYPGRETLICSPDALAVVAHALCRTQLSQQSPPSPNAVGSHSSSYLLKRAKLLRGSVEAANEKRAGWTKRSSNADAGKDSRADLSALRRCQSSSSWTASSHASSSSSTSRSPASPCSLPSSCPPHFSSNSSLPAYGLPAAPDSNTAKPETSSGRKGARGGNSIAIEGECGSNDSDVLATSIQHLRGFFHSPPTAFLSPLASHFLVDQALRLIGKDAGSERETQRRSAAPSSPSAPPVCPVEPHSPSDAQSPLWPPRSTFTSFSPANYSFILFSLSFSASHCLSSEAALRLLHPLPTLLPHFSLLDVSQAVSFLSQLPRLVQQKLPRRTTEPPLVVARGLRNQPVYRVAFSPGGPITTVSLSRAVSLPAPTASAGSRSLCKTRDKPSSLSAPPPAPSSPPRLPPPGAGASVACLVEVAEHAPVTLDGLLSLLASRLSPGVSATACSPLLPFDPEAPHVPIDAVKHLALILSAFSNRHYALAPTLLSHCLTSLFRDAADAPPRIWQPRRLTSAPKSGRTQRCEQGGRREGETTDRPRSPAQSESDGHNAEASRSTGSPTKDSRSSSGLWSSLAGAECEGRQDAVNSAAEGLVVSAPSAASQNAAKQPSILFGNPWQLAEDALSFPVAAKFFLAFATQCLFQVHATLLQECGTNYHVDAARRGSACLRSSVSSSPTVSSSSASVFHSPASSASLQRPVFFSPSLSPLSSPSPADSPASGSPLGSEAPTGFSASRSRPFSTPRAAGCALAESVAAGIAASLALSSEERHGFLFSRVGTIELSETHKAEGRRTALQAEALMRFLLVASADPADGEAIADCLDAVATLDVAVRLIQLSLNSANQKLCPASHLAAYATFHPRAPGPVGSPSSFAHSRVSTVSSSVSSSSLTSSLSPSAPSALPISSFFAPPLPSAAPSSPLPGSVSFPSSTRSFPDCSPDDMRHIACLGAEAEASFEGKAEAKQPELPADGELGKARWVAAVCQKLAQAGDMLSKQGRPHRRKCHSMRQEKGGMGGGSASSPATGGCSPARPCPAGVASAGTSPLASSFTSPRVAPRLPLQSAPEVACHRWPPHCFLPFLRGRWQLRLDTKPLLLCSLLRAWAEDPNWSTSALFHLVFEASSLATPAVSLGDTGLRGATRLCEMRSVASGCESLETQMPAAAPEGADRQTRRGDAKTLEAQQAPHGRKCSRTGEAGLENEILRVQTIQTPSANQTDEKNTVEQTNVGRALDADSYLSNTSGGMRSGAFFALLNAIKDRLPAANTEDNEACGKPRQRDMAKREGNNKYGTPARKSSQKCPDRERNNDLSVGIEERAESIETPDKALEADSSSALSPVLLASPSAALPPSDQSQLSSNSWSPLSSYPRPSFVLSFSADERSRRPEGTFLPAEVGALLVSVVSTRFTFSDFHSLAPSSSVSPPTSPLSSSSSLSPLSSVASFSSSPTNALREQRGTCPFPPACARKVLTELIKTDVPLYVVEQAASSLVHSVLSSIYRVLSLLRQRELADLRVEHLVNLFFLLEIMLLERCHGVIHADGSSPRDPDAVESRGGKLVCLFQAL